One candidate division KSB1 bacterium genomic window carries:
- a CDS encoding slipin family protein yields the protein MSPLIIVVVIGFFLVLSAIKILREYERGVIFRLGRLVGVRGPGIFLIIPFVDRMVKVSLRTVTMDVPPQDVITRDNVSVKVNAVLYFRVMDPAKAVVEVEDYLFATSQLAQTTLRSVLGQAELDELLSARDKINRELQQIIDHQTDPWGIKVSMVEVKHVDLPTEMQRAMARQAEAERERRAKVINAEGEFQASRKLADAAKVIASEPMAMQLRFLQTLTTIASENNSTTVFPLPIELVKPFIELEKKRRR from the coding sequence ATGTCACCTCTCATCATCGTCGTAGTCATAGGTTTTTTTCTTGTGTTGAGCGCCATCAAGATTCTGCGGGAGTATGAGCGAGGCGTGATCTTTCGCCTTGGCAGACTGGTTGGGGTGCGCGGTCCGGGCATTTTCCTCATCATCCCATTCGTGGACAGAATGGTGAAGGTCAGCCTGCGCACGGTCACCATGGACGTGCCACCCCAAGACGTCATCACGCGCGACAACGTCTCGGTGAAAGTGAACGCCGTCCTCTATTTCCGCGTGATGGACCCCGCCAAGGCAGTGGTGGAAGTTGAGGACTATCTGTTTGCGACCTCGCAGCTGGCGCAGACCACGCTCCGCAGCGTACTCGGTCAGGCGGAGTTGGACGAGCTCTTATCGGCGCGCGACAAGATCAATCGGGAGCTCCAGCAGATCATCGACCACCAGACCGACCCCTGGGGCATCAAAGTCTCGATGGTGGAGGTCAAACATGTGGACCTGCCCACGGAGATGCAGCGCGCCATGGCCCGTCAGGCAGAGGCAGAGCGTGAGCGGCGTGCCAAGGTGATCAATGCCGAAGGCGAATTCCAAGCCTCTAGAAAACTGGCCGACGCGGCCAAGGTCATCGCCTCCGAACCAATGGCCATGCAACTCCGCTTCCTCCAGACTCTAACCACGATTGCCTCGGAGAACAACTCCACCACCGTTTTCCCGCTCCCGATCGAATTGGTGAAACCGTTCATTGAGTTGGAGAAAAAACGAAGACGGTAG
- a CDS encoding nodulation protein NfeD produces the protein MKTTLVRIPVIASLLLLAAQVCGAAGRVHVIKVEGDVNPVLARFIIRHIEKAEKEQAECLVIKMDTPGGLVLSTQDIVKRILAAEVPVVVYVWPSGGGAVSAGVFITMAAHFAIMAPGTNIGAAHPVGIGAQDTSKTMAEKTTNWAAAWMRSIAEKRGRNADWAEKAVRESASITEEEALKKKVVDYVCASLDEVLETLDGKETEVASGRKTLHTKGASLHEYHMDWRSLILYRISNPTIAYILLVLGIYGIFFELSNPGSVLPGVVGGIFLILAFFALQQLPIRAAGLLLILFALVLFILEVKVTSYGVLTIGGIIAMLIGSLMLFQEASMPSMRLDWRVALAAAITTGVFFFFAMGMALKAKMTKPTTGKEGLIGEKGVVITDLAPEGQVRLHGEIWTAYSDEPIPAGQKIRVVAVEGMSLKVEKLAAGR, from the coding sequence ATGAAGACAACGTTGGTTCGCATACCGGTCATCGCCTCCCTTCTTCTGCTCGCTGCGCAGGTCTGCGGCGCTGCGGGGCGAGTGCACGTCATCAAGGTTGAGGGTGACGTCAACCCCGTACTCGCGCGCTTTATCATCAGGCACATCGAAAAAGCCGAGAAGGAACAGGCCGAGTGTCTGGTGATCAAGATGGACACGCCTGGCGGGTTGGTGCTTTCCACGCAGGACATCGTAAAGCGTATCCTGGCCGCAGAAGTCCCCGTGGTGGTCTACGTGTGGCCCAGCGGCGGCGGAGCCGTATCCGCTGGCGTTTTCATAACTATGGCAGCGCATTTCGCCATCATGGCACCCGGGACCAACATTGGCGCGGCACACCCGGTAGGTATTGGGGCCCAGGACACCTCCAAGACGATGGCCGAAAAGACCACCAACTGGGCAGCAGCATGGATGCGCTCCATTGCGGAAAAGCGAGGCCGCAACGCTGATTGGGCCGAAAAGGCGGTGCGCGAGAGCGCCTCAATTACCGAAGAGGAAGCGCTGAAGAAAAAGGTGGTCGACTATGTATGCGCCTCTCTCGACGAGGTGCTGGAAACCCTTGATGGCAAAGAGACAGAGGTGGCTTCGGGCCGCAAGACCTTGCACACCAAAGGGGCCTCCCTCCACGAATACCACATGGACTGGCGCTCGCTCATATTGTACAGGATCTCCAATCCCACCATCGCCTATATCCTTCTTGTGCTCGGCATCTATGGGATCTTTTTCGAGCTGTCCAACCCCGGGTCGGTATTGCCGGGCGTCGTGGGAGGCATATTCTTGATCCTTGCGTTTTTCGCGCTGCAGCAGTTACCCATTCGTGCCGCAGGGTTGTTGCTTATTCTCTTCGCCCTTGTGCTCTTTATTTTGGAGGTGAAGGTCACGAGCTACGGGGTTCTTACCATTGGAGGGATCATAGCCATGCTCATCGGCTCGTTGATGCTGTTCCAGGAGGCGTCAATGCCCAGCATGCGCCTTGACTGGCGAGTCGCCCTTGCAGCAGCGATTACCACTGGGGTTTTCTTCTTCTTCGCCATGGGTATGGCACTGAAGGCCAAGATGACCAAACCAACCACAGGCAAGGAGGGTTTGATCGGAGAAAAAGGGGTAGTGATCACCGACCTGGCCCCAGAGGGGCAGGTAAGACTCCACGGGGAGATCTGGACCGCCTACAGCGACGAACCCATCCCCGCTGGACAAAAGATTCGTGTCGTAGCAGTGGAAGGCATGAGCCTGAAAGTTGAGAAGCTTGCCGCGGGTCGATGA
- a CDS encoding DUF2905 domain-containing protein — protein MDLQPVARILIVVGLLLAGVGVVLLLFKQLPLLGRLPGDVVVQRKHFTFYFPVTTCIVLSLLLTLILYLFARR, from the coding sequence ATGGATCTCCAACCTGTGGCGCGTATCCTGATTGTGGTAGGCTTGCTCCTAGCAGGGGTCGGCGTTGTGCTTTTGCTGTTCAAGCAACTGCCCTTGCTCGGGCGCTTGCCGGGAGATGTCGTTGTCCAACGCAAACATTTCACCTTCTACTTTCCAGTGACCACGTGCATCGTGCTCAGCCTGCTGCTCACGCTTATCCTCTACCTGTTTGCAAGACGGTAG
- a CDS encoding P1 family peptidase, with translation MRASEVQGPREARRPRARELGVCIGVLRPGPWNAITDVDGVRVGHYTVIEGDSVRTGVTVIVPHGGNLYQERVPAAVSIGNAFGKLAGSTQVEELGEIETPIALVNTLSVPVAAMALIDYTLRAPGNEAVHSVNPVVGETNDGWLNDITARRLTVGEVLAAIEHASSGPVAEGSVGAGTGTVCFGFKGGIGTASRVLPPSRGGYTVGVLVQTNFDGILQVNGAPVGRELGRFAMAEELGAQGDGSCMIVLATDAPLLSRNLKRLAKRALFGLARTGGYCSNGSGDYVIAFSTHPAVRLPRKPEGGVHRFQELPNSALSPLFLAAVEATEEAILNSLFCATTVQGRNGHVAEALPIERVMEICQKYNVLHWDRNLPLRRQ, from the coding sequence ATGCGTGCGTCGGAAGTGCAAGGCCCACGGGAGGCACGGCGTCCGCGCGCCCGCGAGCTTGGCGTGTGCATCGGGGTGCTTCGCCCGGGCCCGTGGAACGCCATCACCGACGTCGACGGGGTCCGGGTCGGCCACTACACGGTGATCGAGGGCGACAGCGTGCGGACGGGCGTGACGGTCATCGTCCCGCACGGAGGCAACCTGTACCAGGAGCGAGTGCCGGCGGCTGTGAGCATTGGCAACGCCTTTGGCAAGCTGGCCGGTTCCACTCAGGTCGAGGAATTAGGCGAGATAGAGACGCCCATCGCTCTCGTGAACACGCTCAGCGTTCCAGTGGCAGCCATGGCTCTCATCGACTACACTCTGCGCGCACCCGGCAACGAAGCGGTGCACTCCGTCAACCCAGTGGTTGGCGAGACCAATGACGGCTGGCTCAACGACATCACGGCTCGGCGGTTGACCGTTGGCGAAGTGCTCGCCGCCATCGAACACGCCAGCTCAGGTCCGGTCGCGGAAGGGTCGGTGGGCGCCGGAACTGGTACGGTCTGTTTCGGTTTCAAGGGAGGCATCGGCACAGCATCCCGTGTACTCCCTCCTTCGCGCGGCGGTTACACCGTAGGTGTGCTGGTGCAAACAAACTTTGATGGGATTCTTCAGGTGAACGGCGCGCCGGTGGGCAGGGAGCTGGGACGCTTCGCCATGGCAGAAGAATTGGGTGCTCAAGGAGATGGCTCCTGCATGATTGTGCTGGCCACTGACGCCCCATTGCTCAGTCGCAACCTCAAGCGACTCGCAAAACGCGCACTGTTCGGGCTGGCGCGCACAGGCGGCTACTGCTCCAACGGCAGTGGGGACTATGTGATTGCTTTTTCCACCCACCCGGCGGTGCGGCTGCCCCGCAAACCGGAAGGAGGCGTGCATCGATTCCAGGAGCTACCCAACAGCGCCCTTTCCCCGCTCTTCTTAGCAGCGGTCGAAGCCACCGAAGAGGCAATTCTCAATTCCCTGTTCTGTGCAACAACAGTCCAAGGCAGAAACGGTCACGTGGCCGAGGCTCTGCCCATTGAGCGAGTGATGGAGATTTGCCAGAAGTACAACGTGCTCCATTGGGACCGGAATCTGCCGCTTAGGCGGCAGTAG
- a CDS encoding YifB family Mg chelatase-like AAA ATPase, with product MLGRALSATVLGIDAYIVKVEAHLESGLPSFATVGLPDGAVRESKERVSAAIKNSGFRLAPKRVTVNLAPADVKKEGSAFDLPMAVAILAATNQVALSRLDNFALVGELALDGTVRPVRGVLPIAVAVRSNNIAGLIVPNENAREAAMTQGLTVIPVGHLREAVDFLDGRTNPEPFTVNLQEVFAQSRQYDIDFQDVKGQEHVKRALEVAAAGGHNILMIGPPGSGKTMLAKRIPTILPDLTFEEALQTTKIHSVAGLLPPNTALIATRPFRSPHHTISDAGLIGGGTIPKPGEVSLAHFGVLFLDELPEFKKNVLEVLRQPLEDGKVTISRAMMSLTYPAEFMLVAAMNPCPCGYRTDPTHECSCTPPQIQRYLSRISGPLLDRIDLHVEVPAVKYRELAGKTVGEPSAAIRERVIRAREIQLRRFKDRKTLFCNARMESKDIRRYCQVDSRGEELLRTAITRLGFSARAYDRVLKVARTIADLEGSEEIRPEFVSEAIQYRTLDRNWML from the coding sequence ATGCTGGGCAGGGCACTGAGTGCGACAGTCTTAGGGATCGACGCCTACATCGTGAAGGTCGAGGCGCACCTAGAGTCGGGGTTGCCCTCCTTCGCCACTGTGGGCCTTCCGGACGGAGCCGTGCGCGAGTCCAAGGAGCGCGTGAGCGCCGCCATCAAGAACAGCGGCTTCCGCCTTGCCCCTAAGCGGGTAACCGTCAATCTGGCACCTGCGGACGTGAAAAAGGAAGGCTCGGCTTTTGACCTGCCGATGGCTGTTGCCATTTTGGCAGCGACTAACCAGGTGGCGCTTTCTCGTCTCGACAACTTTGCCCTAGTTGGTGAACTAGCCCTGGACGGGACGGTCCGGCCAGTGCGCGGTGTTCTGCCCATTGCGGTGGCCGTGCGTAGCAACAACATCGCCGGGCTGATCGTCCCGAACGAGAACGCCCGAGAGGCGGCCATGACCCAGGGGCTGACGGTCATCCCGGTGGGCCATCTGCGCGAAGCGGTCGACTTCTTGGACGGCCGCACTAATCCGGAACCTTTCACCGTCAACCTACAAGAGGTTTTTGCGCAAAGCCGGCAATACGACATCGACTTCCAGGATGTAAAGGGCCAGGAACATGTGAAGCGCGCGCTGGAAGTCGCCGCTGCTGGTGGACACAACATTCTCATGATTGGGCCTCCTGGCTCCGGCAAGACCATGCTGGCCAAACGCATCCCCACCATCCTGCCGGACCTGACCTTCGAAGAGGCCTTGCAGACCACCAAGATTCACTCCGTGGCGGGCTTGTTGCCACCTAATACGGCGCTCATCGCCACCCGCCCTTTTCGTTCACCACACCACACCATCAGCGATGCCGGCCTCATCGGCGGGGGCACCATCCCCAAACCGGGCGAGGTGAGCCTGGCCCATTTCGGTGTCCTCTTCCTCGACGAACTCCCGGAGTTCAAGAAAAACGTCTTGGAGGTGCTTAGGCAGCCTCTGGAAGATGGCAAGGTGACCATCTCCCGCGCCATGATGTCGCTCACCTATCCGGCCGAATTTATGTTGGTCGCAGCCATGAATCCATGCCCGTGTGGGTATCGTACCGACCCAACTCATGAGTGCTCATGCACACCCCCACAGATTCAGCGGTATCTCTCGAGGATTTCTGGTCCACTCTTGGACCGGATTGACCTGCACGTGGAGGTGCCTGCGGTCAAATACCGGGAGCTTGCTGGCAAGACGGTGGGTGAGCCTTCGGCAGCTATTCGAGAACGCGTGATCAGGGCGCGCGAGATTCAGCTGCGCCGCTTCAAAGACAGGAAAACGCTCTTCTGCAACGCGCGTATGGAGTCGAAGGATATCCGCCGCTATTGCCAGGTAGACAGCCGGGGCGAAGAGCTACTCCGCACCGCCATCACCCGACTGGGGTTCTCCGCCCGTGCCTACGACCGTGTACTTAAAGTAGCCCGCACCATCGCCGACCTGGAGGGAAGCGAGGAGATTCGACCCGAGTTCGTGAGCGAAGCCATTCAATACCGCACGCTAGACAGAAACTGGATGCTGTAA
- a CDS encoding glycosidase translates to MKDVAGFAQFSELFRRHPRNPILTASDWPYPANAVFNPGAVLFEGSTLLLARVEDMRGFSHLTVARSKDGVSNWQIDPQPTFAPDPEHHPEELWGVEDPRIVWLEELDRYAITYTAFSERGPLVSLAMTKDFRTFERRGPIMPPEDKDSSLFPRRFKGRWLLIHRPMPVTPGAGAHIWVSYSPDLTHWGDHTILLEARQGGWWDARKVGLNAPPIETPEGWLIIYHGVRTTAAGAIYRLGLALLDLDEPTTVIARSDTWVFGPRELYERVGDVADVVFPCGAILDPQTKEVRLYYGAADTTIALATAPLADLLAHLKGKR, encoded by the coding sequence ATGAAGGACGTGGCAGGATTTGCGCAATTCTCTGAGCTCTTTCGGCGTCACCCCCGAAATCCTATTTTGACAGCATCCGATTGGCCCTATCCGGCCAATGCCGTGTTTAATCCCGGAGCGGTGCTCTTCGAGGGCTCCACATTGCTCTTGGCCCGCGTAGAAGATATGCGGGGCTTTTCGCACCTGACCGTGGCGCGCAGTAAAGACGGCGTGAGCAATTGGCAGATCGATCCCCAGCCGACCTTTGCTCCAGACCCTGAGCACCACCCCGAGGAACTATGGGGGGTCGAAGATCCACGCATCGTGTGGCTGGAGGAGCTGGACCGTTACGCAATCACATACACCGCTTTCTCGGAGAGGGGGCCCCTGGTTTCGTTGGCCATGACCAAGGATTTTCGTACCTTCGAGCGTCGGGGTCCTATCATGCCGCCCGAGGACAAAGATTCGTCGCTGTTTCCGAGACGGTTCAAAGGGCGGTGGCTGCTGATTCACCGCCCCATGCCAGTGACGCCGGGAGCGGGCGCGCACATCTGGGTCTCTTACTCCCCTGACCTCACCCATTGGGGCGACCATACCATCTTGTTGGAGGCGCGGCAAGGCGGATGGTGGGATGCGCGCAAGGTCGGTCTCAACGCGCCGCCCATCGAGACGCCTGAGGGGTGGCTCATCATCTACCACGGCGTGCGCACCACTGCCGCCGGTGCCATCTACCGCCTGGGACTGGCCTTGTTGGACCTGGATGAGCCGACCACGGTCATCGCACGCTCCGATACATGGGTGTTCGGCCCGCGTGAGCTATACGAGCGCGTAGGTGATGTGGCCGACGTGGTCTTCCCGTGCGGTGCGATACTGGACCCACAGACAAAGGAGGTGCGCCTGTACTACGGGGCAGCGGACACCACCATCGCCTTGGCCACTGCACCCCTGGCTGACCTGCTGGCTCACTTGAAGGGGAAACGCTGA
- a CDS encoding carbohydrate ABC transporter permease: protein MNASTARLIQCAKKAALYVLLLCWTIVCLYPFVWMLSATLRPEAEIGRLNPVPSKLTLESYRLVFTKIPIARAFANSLFVSLSATAGVLLFTSMTGYALSRLHFRGRDGIFALVLFTMTLPFQITLIPTYVLMVKLGWNDTYYALIVPYMINAFAIVVFAQYFKSVPQDLLDAARIDGCSDLSILFRVMWPLSVPALITVAILTFMNIWNEVLWPIIVIRKWELMTMPQLVALFAVGGKAEGLLGVRLAAAALLALPIVVAYAFFQRYFIASMATTGLKS, encoded by the coding sequence ATGAACGCCAGCACAGCACGGCTTATCCAGTGCGCCAAAAAGGCTGCACTCTATGTCCTGCTTCTTTGCTGGACCATTGTGTGCCTTTACCCATTCGTATGGATGCTTTCTGCCACGTTGCGACCCGAGGCGGAGATCGGACGTCTGAACCCGGTCCCGAGTAAACTGACCCTGGAAAGCTACCGCCTCGTGTTCACCAAGATCCCAATTGCGCGGGCTTTTGCCAATAGCTTGTTTGTCTCTCTCTCCGCGACTGCTGGGGTACTTCTGTTTACTTCGATGACTGGCTATGCCCTGTCGCGCCTGCACTTCCGGGGCCGCGACGGGATCTTTGCGCTTGTGCTCTTCACCATGACTTTGCCGTTCCAGATCACGTTGATCCCCACTTACGTGCTTATGGTCAAGTTAGGATGGAACGACACCTATTACGCTTTAATTGTGCCATACATGATAAATGCCTTCGCAATTGTGGTATTTGCGCAGTATTTTAAGAGCGTGCCGCAGGATCTGCTGGACGCGGCGCGCATTGATGGCTGCTCGGATTTAAGCATCCTGTTTCGCGTCATGTGGCCGCTGTCGGTACCTGCGTTGATTACCGTGGCCATTCTCACGTTCATGAACATCTGGAACGAAGTCCTGTGGCCCATCATCGTGATTCGCAAGTGGGAATTGATGACCATGCCACAGTTGGTGGCTCTGTTTGCGGTGGGCGGCAAGGCCGAAGGTTTGTTGGGAGTCCGGTTGGCCGCTGCCGCGCTTCTGGCGCTGCCCATTGTCGTGGCCTATGCATTCTTCCAACGCTACTTTATTGCCAGCATGGCCACCACGGGGCTGAAAAGCTGA
- a CDS encoding sugar ABC transporter permease: MHHTSGTGSTPQGCASRRGSSRGRIRSRSRATGYLLLLPYVIHFLAFMAFPLVFSFVLIFHRWDILSSMKWVGLGNVHRLFHDRLFFRALVNTGVFLLIHIPLQLVIALALAVFLNQKLRLRGFFRAVFFLPVVVSGVVTTMLWDSLYAQDTGILNNLLSSLGLGRLPWLTSPILAMPSIAIMATWKNVGLYIVLFLVGLQSVPHHLYEAADIEGASQWCKFRHITLPMINPTVVMVVILSTIGGFSLFIEPYIMTGGGPIRSTLSAVLYIYNQAFQFNHMGYAATLGFFFALIVFMVVLLQKRLVEQEIG; encoded by the coding sequence ATGCACCACACGTCAGGTACCGGCAGTACCCCACAGGGATGTGCTTCTAGACGCGGGAGCAGTCGGGGAAGAATCAGAAGCCGTTCCCGTGCCACCGGCTACCTCCTCCTGCTCCCCTACGTAATACACTTTCTGGCCTTCATGGCTTTCCCCTTGGTTTTTTCTTTCGTGCTCATCTTCCATCGCTGGGATATCCTCTCATCAATGAAGTGGGTGGGCCTGGGAAACGTACACCGTCTTTTCCATGATCGGCTGTTTTTCCGGGCACTGGTCAACACCGGTGTCTTCTTGCTCATTCATATCCCGCTGCAGCTTGTCATCGCGCTCGCTCTGGCAGTCTTCTTGAACCAGAAGCTCCGCCTCCGTGGCTTCTTCAGGGCAGTTTTTTTCCTCCCGGTGGTAGTGTCGGGCGTGGTGACCACGATGCTCTGGGACAGCCTCTATGCGCAGGACACTGGAATACTGAACAACCTGCTCTCCTCGCTCGGCCTGGGCAGATTGCCGTGGTTGACGAGCCCAATACTTGCCATGCCCTCCATCGCCATCATGGCCACGTGGAAGAATGTGGGGTTGTACATCGTACTGTTTTTGGTGGGCCTGCAGAGTGTGCCACACCATTTGTATGAGGCAGCCGACATCGAGGGGGCCTCGCAGTGGTGTAAGTTCCGCCACATCACCCTGCCGATGATTAATCCCACCGTGGTGATGGTCGTGATTCTCTCAACCATCGGTGGTTTTTCCTTGTTTATCGAGCCCTACATCATGACCGGTGGAGGGCCGATCCGCAGCACGCTTTCAGCAGTCTTGTACATCTACAACCAGGCCTTCCAATTCAACCACATGGGATATGCCGCAACCCTGGGCTTCTTTTTCGCGCTGATCGTGTTCATGGTCGTGCTGCTGCAAAAAAGACTGGTGGAGCAGGAGATAGGATAA
- a CDS encoding extracellular solute-binding protein, which produces MNLPHIQLKPLLVFALASGQFVLVPGCGRNPSSPRTHLVYWSANNQYEVDLAKALVAQWNTLHPQTPVVHQPVPESQSTEEAILAAVVGKTTPDVFSNMWPGDVEAYARAGQLVALDTFPDFAEAIASRVDSALLEEARSSDGHIYQIPWKTNPVMVIYNRTMLAEAGYDHFPATYSEYLQAAAKVARDTNGDGRIDRWMGITDIRALWWQRFFDFYPLYIAATQGRTLLQDGEVAFDNVEAVEVFSFLRTLFDRGYFPKERMVGRTDAFLQGIVASRFTGPWEIRHAEKFKPEGFLYDFAPIPRPDGVTGPVYTYGDMKNIVIFRTTHNTRLAWQFAKFLVSREADLLLLEMTDQLPLRAGLLQDPLYASYFETNPFMKRFAHQARFVRGTDTSPVLKEIFDILSNEFEACVVYGVKTPAKAIQDAAEQARLILE; this is translated from the coding sequence ATGAACCTGCCACACATCCAGCTCAAACCTCTTCTTGTCTTTGCGCTTGCCTCGGGCCAATTTGTCCTCGTGCCCGGCTGTGGTAGGAACCCCTCAAGTCCAAGGACTCATCTGGTCTACTGGTCGGCGAACAACCAATATGAAGTCGACCTGGCCAAAGCGCTCGTTGCCCAATGGAACACCCTTCACCCCCAGACCCCGGTAGTTCATCAACCTGTGCCAGAGAGTCAGTCCACCGAGGAGGCCATCTTGGCGGCAGTGGTGGGAAAGACTACCCCGGATGTCTTTTCCAACATGTGGCCAGGAGATGTGGAGGCCTACGCCCGTGCCGGACAGCTTGTGGCACTGGACACCTTCCCCGATTTTGCCGAGGCCATCGCCTCCCGGGTGGATTCTGCCCTGCTGGAGGAAGCCCGTTCTTCTGACGGTCACATCTACCAAATACCCTGGAAAACAAACCCGGTAATGGTCATCTACAACCGAACGATGCTCGCCGAAGCTGGGTACGACCACTTTCCGGCTACGTATTCAGAATACTTGCAGGCAGCAGCAAAGGTCGCACGCGACACAAACGGGGATGGTCGCATCGACCGCTGGATGGGGATCACTGATATCCGCGCCCTGTGGTGGCAGCGTTTCTTTGACTTTTACCCGCTGTACATCGCTGCCACTCAAGGCCGAACCCTTCTCCAAGATGGAGAGGTGGCCTTCGACAATGTTGAAGCCGTCGAAGTGTTCAGCTTCTTGCGCACGCTTTTTGACCGCGGGTATTTCCCAAAGGAGCGCATGGTGGGACGAACCGATGCTTTTTTGCAGGGGATTGTAGCATCGCGTTTCACCGGCCCGTGGGAGATTAGACATGCCGAGAAGTTCAAACCCGAAGGATTTCTTTACGATTTTGCCCCCATTCCACGGCCTGACGGGGTCACTGGACCAGTGTACACCTATGGGGACATGAAGAACATCGTCATCTTTCGTACCACGCACAATACACGTTTAGCATGGCAATTTGCCAAGTTTCTTGTTAGCCGTGAGGCGGACCTTCTACTGTTGGAGATGACTGACCAGCTGCCCCTGCGGGCAGGCCTTCTCCAGGACCCACTTTATGCTTCTTACTTCGAAACAAACCCGTTCATGAAGCGGTTTGCTCACCAGGCACGCTTTGTGCGTGGAACCGATACCAGCCCGGTGCTCAAAGAAATCTTTGACATCTTGTCCAACGAATTTGAGGCCTGCGTGGTGTACGGGGTGAAGACGCCAGCGAAGGCCATTCAAGACGCCGCAGAGCAGGCGCGGCTCATATTGGAGTAG
- a CDS encoding peptidyl-prolyl cis-trans isomerase — MLLKRSFRCTLIILAALALCATRCGRSREESVVLARAGDREITREQFVSRCELAVRPQVRGTQEEQKKALLELLIDEKLLALEAEANGLHRDDRLREAVSLCADFAAARALYTREVAAKVHLTPEEVAAAAEKMAQTRTVQFFLTRNQAEAESVRQQLLASRSFAQALSARGTIAVDTSRFRFTARWGDLEPTLDEAIFELNVGEISPVVKTTRGYVVCRVDSITFSPPLAETGGVDLRHKASKVLRSRKEAVRAEAYVKQVMSDKNVEVDERAFQLLSEAVLRHLELAESTLPPFAERQVLLRDEVLVPASQELSHAADMVLLRFAGGQWSIADVLKRWRVLRPPIATSSPNACRSSMARVLSTMVRDHFLAEEARRKGIYKSAQVKEETAMWRDHFLAELMLQRLRANPGADFSLRRHLYQLRRRFPVEQNLKPLQSITLTRLQLVGVRPGQYGTLAVPPWPALPEDGEQ, encoded by the coding sequence GTGCTTCTCAAGAGGTCATTTCGGTGCACGTTGATTATTCTGGCGGCGTTGGCGCTCTGTGCCACCAGGTGTGGGCGCTCCAGGGAGGAATCTGTTGTCCTCGCACGCGCAGGGGATCGCGAGATTACTCGGGAACAGTTTGTTTCCCGCTGCGAGCTGGCAGTACGACCACAGGTCCGTGGCACACAGGAGGAACAGAAAAAAGCGCTGTTGGAGTTGCTCATTGATGAAAAGCTGCTGGCCCTGGAAGCAGAGGCAAATGGTCTGCACCGAGATGACCGTCTGCGCGAAGCAGTCTCGCTATGCGCCGATTTTGCTGCGGCGCGGGCCCTGTACACACGGGAAGTAGCGGCCAAGGTCCACCTGACCCCAGAAGAGGTCGCTGCAGCCGCGGAGAAGATGGCTCAAACACGGACCGTGCAGTTCTTCCTGACCAGGAACCAGGCGGAGGCAGAGTCCGTGCGCCAGCAGCTTTTGGCCTCGCGCTCATTCGCGCAAGCTCTCAGCGCCAGGGGAACGATCGCAGTTGATACCAGCCGCTTTCGGTTTACGGCGCGATGGGGAGACCTCGAACCAACCCTTGATGAGGCCATTTTCGAGCTCAATGTCGGCGAGATATCCCCTGTGGTCAAGACTACCCGCGGCTATGTGGTGTGCAGAGTGGACTCGATTACCTTCTCGCCGCCGCTCGCGGAAACAGGCGGGGTAGACCTCCGACACAAGGCCAGCAAGGTACTCCGCTCTCGCAAAGAAGCAGTCCGGGCCGAGGCTTACGTGAAGCAGGTCATGAGCGACAAGAATGTAGAAGTGGATGAACGAGCCTTCCAACTGCTGAGCGAGGCAGTGCTTCGCCATCTGGAATTGGCTGAGAGCACCCTTCCCCCTTTTGCCGAGCGTCAAGTGCTTCTCAGAGACGAAGTGCTCGTGCCAGCTTCGCAGGAACTCTCCCATGCAGCCGACATGGTCTTGCTCCGCTTTGCGGGTGGCCAGTGGTCCATTGCGGACGTTCTGAAACGATGGCGGGTGCTGCGACCACCAATCGCTACCTCTTCGCCGAACGCGTGCCGTTCCTCAATGGCACGGGTGCTGAGCACCATGGTTCGCGACCACTTTCTGGCTGAGGAGGCTCGGCGCAAGGGCATTTACAAGTCAGCCCAGGTAAAAGAGGAAACTGCTATGTGGCGCGACCACTTCCTGGCCGAATTGATGCTGCAGCGCCTGCGGGCCAACCCCGGAGCAGACTTCTCGCTACGGCGCCATCTTTATCAGCTGCGCAGACGCTTCCCCGTGGAGCAGAACCTCAAACCATTGCAGTCGATAACACTGACCCGCCTCCAATTAGTCGGGGTGCGACCAGGTCAATACGGCACACTGGCGGTGCCACCATGGCCGGCACTTCCTGAAGATGGGGAACAATAA